One segment of Scomber scombrus chromosome 3, fScoSco1.1, whole genome shotgun sequence DNA contains the following:
- the cdk5rap1 gene encoding CDK5 regulatory subunit-associated protein 1 produces MDTLRSLKPLFSSSQHWIPVRCLQPRYYCKAANTGVTSVERRTTLNKFKTQISSGPSFQDFIKGASVKQTYVADTEYSDKHEYLPEELEMGNSRKVYFETYGCQMNVNDTDIAWSILQRKGYLRTVNLNEADVVLLVTCSIREKAEQTIWNRLQQLTAMKRKRLKSQTPMKIGILGCMAERLKTELLEREKLVDVLAGPDAYRDLPRLLTVADGGQQASNVLLSLEETYADIMPVHHAPQGNSAFVSIMRGCDNMCSYCIVPFTRGRERSRPVSSILEEVRMLSDQGVKEVTLLGQNVNSYRDTSEEQFCSEDVTKLSRGFTTVYRTKRGGLRFSDLLDRVSLIDPDMRIRFTSPHPKDFPDEVLHLIAERANICKQLHLPAQSGSSQVLKAMRRGYTREAYLELVQNVKRIIPEVSISSDFISGFCGETEEDHQQTLSLIREVGYNVGFLFAYSMRKKTHAFHRLQDDVPAEVKQRRLQECISVFREEAAGVNAALIGSTQLVLVEGESKRSTKDLCGRTDGNMKVIFPKEDVAVPPIQSHTAPVRAGDYVLVKILSANSQSLRGEALSHSSLRGTLTPYETLARHQLGGHQVQTQTQP; encoded by the exons ATGGACACACTCAGGAgtttaaaacctttattttcctcttctcAACACTGGATACCTGTCAGGTGTTTACAGCCCAGATATTACTGTAAAGCAGCCAACACAGGTGTAACTTCAGTAGAGAGGAGGACAACGTTGAATAAGTTCAAGACTCAGATATCCTCTGGTCCAAGTTTTCAGGATTTTATCAAAGGAGCTTCAGTTAAACAGACTTATGTTGCAGACACAGAGTACTCTGACAAACATGAATATCTGCCTGAGGAGTTGGAGATGGGGAATTCAAGGAAAG TGTATTTTGAGACCTATGgatgtcaaatgaatgtaaatgacaCAGATATAGCCTGGTCCATTCTACAGAGGAAGGGCTATCTCCGCACAGTCAATCTGAATGAG GCGGATGTTGTCCTTCTGGTAACATGCTCCATTAG AGAGAAAGCTGAACAAACTATTTGGAATAGATTACAACAACTGACAGCTATGAAGAGGAAGCGCTTAAAGAGCCAAACACCAATGAAAATTGGGATTTTAG gttgTATGGCAGAGAGGTTAAAGACAGAGCTTTTGGAACGGGAGAAGCTTGTAGACGTTCTTGCCGGTCCCGACGCCTACAGGGATCTCCCCCGCCTCTTGACTGTCGCAGATGGAGGTCAGCAGGCAAGCAATGTGCTGCTGTCTCTAGAGGAGACCTACGCTGACATCATGCCCGTCCACCATGCTCCTCAGGGAAACAGCGCTTTTGT GTCCATCATGCGAGGCTGTGACAACATGTGCAGTTACTGCATTGTTCCCTTCAcgcgagggagagagaggagtcgGCCTGTCAGCTCCATTCTTGAGGAAGTCCGTATGTTGTCTGACCAG GGTGTGAAGGAGGTGACGCTGCTGGGTCAGAACGTGAACAGCTACAGAGACACGTCAGAAGAACAGTTCTGCAGCGAGGATGTGACCAAGCTGAGCCGCGGCTTCACCACCGTCTACAGAACCAAACGTGGAGGTCTGCGCTTCTCTGACCTGCTGGACAGAGTGTCGCTAATCGATCCCGACATGAGGATCAGATTCACCTCCCCGCACCCCAAGGATTTTCCTGACGAG GTTTTGCATCTAATTGCGGAGCGAGCGAACATTTGTAAGCAGCTCCACCTTCCAGCCCAGAGCGGCAGCAGTCAGGTCTTAAAGGCCATGCGACGTGG CTACACAAGAGAGGCCTACCTTGAACTTGTGCAGAATGTTAAGAGAATTATCCCAG aggtGAGTATCAGCAGTGACTTCATCTCAGGCTTCTGTGGCGAGACAGAAGAGGACCACCAACAGACTCTGTCTCTGATCAGGGAAGTGGGCTACAATGTCGGCTTCCTTTTCGCCTACAGTATGAGAAAG AAAACCCACGCTTTCCACCGGCTACAGGACGACGTTCCAGCAGAGGTGAAGCAGCGGAGGCTTCAGGAGTGTATCAGTGTGTTCAGAGAGGAAGCTGCAGGGGTCAACGCTGCTCTGATCGGCAGCACACAGCTTGTCCTGGTGGAGGGA GAGAGTAAAAGGTCTACCAAGGATCTGTGTGGGAGAACTGATGGCAACATGAAAGTGATTTTCCCCAAAGAGGATGTTGCTGTTCCGCCTATACAATCACACACTGCACCCGTCAGAGCTGGAGACTATGTGTTGGTGAAG ATATTATCAGCTAACTCTCAGAGCCTGAGAGGTGAAGCCCTCAGTCACAGCTCCCTGAGAGGCACTCTGACGCCCTATGAGACTCTGGCCAGGCACCAACTCGGTGGACATCaagttcagactcagacacaacCATGA
- the LOC134003581 gene encoding bactericidal permeability-increasing protein-like: MFLCCWLALVAFVPATSSINPGVKVKLTGKGLEYGRQLGMLSIGQKLKTIKVPDVSGKKRVSPIGKVRYSLSNMQIVNVALPKSAVELVPGTGIKLSIGNAFISLRGNWRVKYLRIIKDSGSFDLNVNGVSITTSIAMRSDETGRPVVSSVNCAASVSSANVKFHGGASWLYNLFRSFASKAIRSEMQKQLCPLVADAVNDLNPQLKTLNVVAKVDKYAEIEYSMVASPTVSKSSIDLSLKGEFYNIGKHQEPPFSPTVFALPPQTTNMLYIGVSAFTTNSAGFVYNKAGALSLYITDDMIPQGSPIRLNTRTFGALIPQIAKRFPGLMMKMLVKTVKDPAVTYQANNVTVQATGTVTAYAIQPNATLSPLFVLNLDTSVSARVFVSGVRIAGAVSLNKMGLTLGTSYVGDFKVGILDSILQMVLKVVVIPRLNVQLAKGYPLPSLGKMKLVNTELQVLKDYMLIGTDVQFAG, encoded by the exons ATGTTCCTGTGCTGTTGGCTGGCCCTGGTGGCTTTCGTCCCTGCGACCTCAAGCATCAATCCTGGAGTAAAGGTCAAACTAACAGGAAAAGGACTTGAATATG GCAGGCAACTGGGGATGCTCTCCATCGGGCAGAAGCTCAAAACCATCAAAGTCCCAGATGTTTCAGGGAAAAAGAGAGTGTCCCCCATTGGCAAAGTCCGGTATAGCTTGTCAAA TATGCAAATAGTGAATGTGGCATTACCTAAGTCTGCAGTGGAACTAGTGCCAGGGACTGGTATCAAACTGTCTATTGGTAACGCCTTCATCAGTCTGCGTGGAAACTGGAGGGTCAAGTACCTCAGAATAAT AAAGGACAGTGGAAGTTTTGATTTGAACGTGAATGGAGTCTCTATCACTACAAGCATTGCCATGAGGAGTGATGAGACGGGCCGACCTGTGGTCAGCAGCGTCAACTGTGCGGCTAGTGTCAGCAGTGCGAATGTCAAGTTCCACGGCGGAGCCAG ctgGCTGTACAATCTCTTCAGAAGTTTCGCTTCTAAGGCCATACGCAGTGAAATGCAAAAACAG TTGTGCCCTCTGGTGGCTGATGCAGTGAATGATCTGAACCCTCAACTGAAAACTCTCAATG TTGTAGCCAAGGTGGACAAGTATGCAGAGATTGAATACTCCATGGTGGCATCGCCCACCGTTTCAAAATCTTCTATTGACTTGAGCTTGAAG GGTGAATTTTACAACATTGGGAAGCATCAGGAGCCTCCGTTCTCCCCCACGGTCTTTGCTCTGCCACCCCAGACTACCAACATGTTGTACATCGGAGTGTCTGCCTTCACCACCAACTCTGCAGGCTTTGTCTACAACAAAGCTGGAGCCCTCAGCCTGTACATTACTGATGACATG ATCCCACAAGGCTCTCCCATCCGACTCAACACCAGAACCTTCGGAGCCTTAATCCCACAG ATCGCCAAACGCTTCCCAGGTCTGATGATGAAAATGCTGGTGAAGACGGTGAAAGATCCCGCTGTCACATACCAAGCCAACAACGTGACTGTTCAAGCCACCGGTACCGTAACGGCCTACGCTATCCAACCCAACGCCACACTTTCCCCACTCTTTGTCCTAAACTTG GACACCAGTGTCAGTGCCCGAGTGTTTGTCAGTGGAGTGAGGATTGCTGGAGCTGTTTCCCTCAACAA GATGGGTCTGACCCTGGGGACCAGTTATGTGGGAGATTTTAAG GTCGGAATCCTTGACAGCATCCTGCAAATGGTCCTGAAAGTGGTGGTGATACCAAGACTGAATG TTCAACTCGCAAAGGGATACCCTCTTCCCTCACTTGGAAAGATGAAGCTTGTGAACACTGAGCTTCAGGTCCTGAAG gacTACATGCTGATTGGGACAGATGTTCAGTTTGCCGGTTGA